One genomic window of Leptospira paudalimensis includes the following:
- a CDS encoding lactonase family protein — translation MPALNNPSDPYSDEYGKNVLLSELVNYWLREKIAPDGLVVLLSKTAAPYEAGFRIYRVDSSLGLTTEYDSDVRSAVTTAFPGCSPIRVAIPPKSRDIITITGAGSDRIAVHRYGIDRSLSLLQDKNGYGVPTFMNFNENGTDAYITNTVASPNVVSRLIRDSTSGGFTVNNGTNYPFGIGCAPVSLRISSKDDIVFAVNASLSPIGINVFKNTGSNSGIVVSGSPFGTADNPSQHNNLCLSESNKLIYMTSNNATNPIYGYRYDSNGNMTILPSSPFSPDSGYSSGASSNDNFSTSMAIDPNGKYLAHLYQVGGTYFIRLLSIDVTSGNLTQTDQKLSVGNAPKMMEWDGSGRFIYLVSDTGGTTNNYQLEYFNFSADGKLVRGVNSPITVSPMTNGYSPRHVKAIQRYYQ, via the coding sequence ATGCCAGCTTTAAACAATCCTTCCGATCCATATTCAGATGAATATGGGAAGAATGTTTTATTATCAGAATTAGTAAATTACTGGCTTCGAGAAAAAATCGCACCGGATGGTCTTGTTGTATTACTTTCCAAAACTGCCGCGCCATATGAAGCAGGTTTTCGTATCTATCGAGTAGATTCCAGTTTAGGACTTACAACTGAATACGATAGTGATGTTAGATCCGCAGTAACCACTGCATTCCCAGGTTGTTCTCCGATTCGAGTGGCGATTCCGCCAAAATCCAGAGATATCATCACCATAACGGGAGCAGGCAGTGATCGAATTGCTGTCCACAGATATGGAATCGATCGTTCCTTATCACTGCTCCAAGATAAAAATGGGTATGGAGTTCCTACATTTATGAACTTCAATGAAAATGGAACAGATGCTTACATTACGAATACAGTAGCTAGTCCTAACGTTGTTTCTCGATTGATTAGGGACTCGACCAGCGGTGGTTTTACTGTAAACAATGGAACTAATTACCCATTTGGTATTGGTTGTGCACCAGTTTCGCTTAGAATTAGTAGCAAAGATGATATTGTTTTTGCTGTAAATGCATCCTTATCTCCAATTGGCATCAATGTTTTCAAAAATACTGGATCTAACTCTGGAATCGTAGTATCTGGATCACCATTTGGAACTGCAGACAATCCTAGCCAGCACAATAACCTCTGTTTATCGGAATCCAATAAATTAATTTATATGACTTCGAATAATGCGACTAATCCAATTTATGGTTATCGTTATGATTCGAATGGAAATATGACTATCTTACCAAGCTCCCCATTTTCACCTGATTCAGGTTATAGTAGTGGAGCCTCTAGCAATGACAATTTTTCAACTTCAATGGCAATTGATCCTAACGGAAAATATCTAGCGCATTTATACCAAGTAGGTGGAACTTATTTTATTCGCTTACTTTCGATTGATGTTACATCCGGAAATTTGACACAAACCGACCAGAAGTTAAGTGTTGGGAATGCACCGAAGATGATGGAGTGGGATGGTAGTGGGAGATTTATATATTTAGTATCTGATACAGGTGGAACGACGAACAATTACCAACTCGAATACTTTAATTTCTCAGCAGATGGTAAATTGGTTCGTGGTGTCAATTCACCGATTACAGTAAGCCCAATGACCAATGGATACTCTCCTCGTCATGTAAAAGCGATCCAAAGATATTACCAATAA
- a CDS encoding RecQ family ATP-dependent DNA helicase: MKTDLQLGTFGITEFRGNQELIIKHVISGKNALVIMPTGMGKSICYQIPALVLQGTCIVISPLIALMKDQVDSLVQKGISATYINSSLNRTERTKRYEALRAGKLKIVYVSPERFQKKEFLEVLSNLQISLLAIDEAHCISQWGHDFRPDYSKINWFREILKFPPTIALTATASSRVQKDILNQMGLQSHEIQIFDDGLFRPNLHLTVAECFDVETKYKRLLEELKSKNGVSILYFSLIQELENFSRWLDTKRFPHLVYHGKRSNQDRSVTLTKFLKSDSAVLLATNAFGMGVDKPNVRNVFHVQIPGSIEAYYQEIGRAGRDGKPSECKLFYTEDDLAIQMDFIDWQNPDVSYLKKLYMLLSQKQDQLSALDYETIQSFMTYKNKSDHRVQTAINLLSRVGLVSGDLEQGTLQLENEWDDSLFSREELEAKKKEGGKRLYQMLQYTKTNDCRRKFIHQYFDSPFISCGNCDLCLMSD, from the coding sequence ATGAAAACGGACTTACAGCTTGGTACTTTTGGAATTACGGAATTCCGAGGGAATCAGGAATTGATCATAAAACACGTAATCAGTGGCAAGAATGCTTTGGTCATTATGCCAACAGGAATGGGGAAATCAATTTGTTACCAAATTCCTGCTTTGGTTTTACAAGGAACTTGTATTGTCATCTCTCCTCTCATTGCCTTAATGAAAGACCAAGTGGATTCTTTGGTGCAAAAAGGAATCTCGGCTACTTATATCAATTCTAGTTTAAACCGCACAGAAAGGACAAAACGGTATGAAGCACTAAGAGCTGGTAAGTTGAAAATTGTATATGTCTCTCCTGAAAGATTCCAAAAAAAAGAATTTTTAGAGGTTCTGTCCAATTTACAAATTTCTCTATTGGCAATTGATGAAGCACATTGTATCAGCCAATGGGGTCATGACTTTCGTCCTGATTATTCAAAAATTAACTGGTTCCGTGAGATTTTAAAATTTCCACCCACAATTGCATTAACTGCGACTGCCTCGAGTCGCGTTCAAAAAGATATTTTGAACCAAATGGGACTACAATCTCATGAAATCCAAATTTTTGATGATGGATTGTTTCGACCAAATTTGCACTTGACTGTTGCAGAGTGTTTTGATGTAGAAACTAAATACAAACGGTTGTTAGAAGAATTAAAGTCCAAAAATGGAGTTTCTATTTTATACTTTAGTCTCATCCAGGAATTGGAAAATTTTAGTCGATGGTTGGATACCAAACGATTCCCTCATTTGGTGTATCATGGGAAACGATCCAACCAAGATCGAAGTGTGACTCTCACAAAATTTTTAAAATCAGATTCTGCTGTGTTACTCGCTACCAATGCATTTGGGATGGGAGTTGATAAACCGAATGTCAGAAATGTTTTCCATGTACAGATTCCCGGAAGTATCGAAGCCTATTACCAAGAAATTGGAAGGGCAGGGAGAGATGGTAAACCTTCTGAATGCAAACTGTTTTATACGGAAGACGATTTGGCGATCCAAATGGATTTTATAGATTGGCAAAATCCAGATGTGTCCTACTTAAAAAAACTCTATATGTTGTTATCCCAAAAACAAGACCAACTTTCCGCCCTTGATTACGAAACAATCCAATCCTTCATGACGTATAAAAATAAGTCAGACCATAGAGTTCAAACCGCTATCAATTTATTATCGCGTGTGGGTCTTGTGTCTGGTGATTTAGAACAAGGAACCTTACAACTGGAAAATGAATGGGATGATTCTCTATTTTCAAGAGAAGAATTAGAAGCAAAAAAAAAGGAAGGTGGAAAACGACTCTACCAAATGCTCCAATACACCAAAACAAATGATTGTAGGAGAAAGTTTATCCACCAGTATTTTGATTCCCCATTTATTTCTTGTGGGAATTGTGATCTTTGTTTAATGAGCGACTAA
- a CDS encoding CPBP family intramembrane glutamic endopeptidase: MSKISYFLPSFETMLYKKGIYSSLRLNPMQTSKKFTYFFALVISVSFIISFFLYGIQNSIAENNPHVELKPFSYSKILSRTTTVILFISLLWFHKRIEKKPIRSLGLENIKKRKKDLILGFLAGMASLSFVVVTKVIFGVSTWAPKEFLAFDYLISLYFLLSVFCIAFVEELFFRGYLLQSFVAEWGEKKAAIFTSLFFSITHFIRPMYDILILIPEFIGLFLVGYALSYAWIYTRSLYLPIGIHAGWVYIVKMQSFFVSPIPHDYHWLFGGERLVTGLISWMFMFLFLIGLKSIFEHMLKKDKMPIG, translated from the coding sequence ATGAGTAAAATTTCCTATTTTTTACCTTCATTCGAAACAATGCTATACAAAAAGGGAATCTATTCCTCATTACGTTTGAATCCCATGCAAACATCAAAAAAATTCACATACTTCTTTGCTTTAGTAATCAGCGTTAGTTTCATCATCAGTTTCTTCTTATATGGAATTCAAAATAGTATCGCTGAAAACAATCCTCACGTAGAATTAAAACCCTTCTCCTATTCTAAAATCTTGTCTCGTACAACAACAGTCATCTTATTTATTTCTTTACTTTGGTTTCACAAAAGGATAGAAAAAAAACCAATTCGATCTCTCGGCTTGGAAAACATAAAAAAACGAAAGAAAGATTTAATTTTAGGATTCTTAGCTGGGATGGCATCACTTAGTTTTGTTGTTGTCACAAAGGTAATTTTTGGAGTGTCAACTTGGGCACCTAAAGAATTTTTAGCATTTGATTATTTGATCTCTCTATATTTTTTACTTTCTGTATTTTGTATTGCCTTCGTTGAAGAACTATTCTTTAGAGGTTATCTTCTTCAATCTTTTGTGGCCGAATGGGGTGAGAAAAAGGCAGCTATCTTTACTAGTTTGTTTTTTTCGATCACACATTTTATCCGGCCAATGTATGATATACTCATCTTGATTCCAGAATTCATAGGATTGTTTTTAGTAGGCTATGCATTGTCTTATGCTTGGATCTATACTCGATCCCTTTATCTGCCGATTGGGATTCATGCAGGTTGGGTGTATATTGTCAAAATGCAATCATTCTTTGTTTCTCCAATACCACACGACTATCATTGGTTATTCGGTGGTGAGAGACTAGTTACAGGTCTCATTTCATGGATGTTTATGTTTTTATTTTTAATTGGGCTCAAAAGTATTTTTGAACATATGTTAAAAAAAGACAAAATGCCAATTGGATAA
- a CDS encoding beta-propeller fold lactonase family protein yields the protein MKTIIPLSKTKQFIQLLVTYFIIFNCKMPALHNPSDPFSDEYGKNLLLSELVRYWLRDKVVPDGLIVAVSKSAVPYESGIRIYRVDPNLGVTTDYDSDIRSANVNAFPGCQPVRVSVPPNSRDIITFTGSASDHIVTHRYGTNRSLILLKDEFYSGMIPSMVTFSSDSSTMYVTDFSNPNKVQRLNRDLTTGSTSIGNGSGYPFAVGCAPISIKTSHLDNLVFAVSSSYLPIGIYSFKNTGSDSGAITSGSPYNSGSSPSQQNNLCISENDRLLYMTSVNGTNPIYGVRYDSDGNMTALPNSPFSPDSGFTAPTTNTNYATSLVIDPQNKFLAFLYSAGGTFYIRLLAIDKSSGNLTPTDQKISVGNSPLHLDWDKSGKFIYLISDTGGTTNKFQIEYFKFTYDGKLTKGTNSPITIGAMSSDFTPRHMTSIPRYD from the coding sequence TTGAAAACCATCATCCCTTTATCAAAAACAAAACAATTCATTCAACTACTCGTTACTTATTTCATCATCTTCAATTGTAAGATGCCGGCTTTACATAACCCTTCTGATCCATTTTCTGATGAATACGGTAAAAATTTATTGTTATCGGAATTGGTAAGGTATTGGTTAAGAGATAAAGTTGTTCCAGATGGTCTCATTGTAGCTGTTTCCAAATCAGCTGTACCATACGAATCCGGAATTAGAATTTACAGAGTGGATCCTAATTTAGGGGTAACAACAGATTATGATAGTGATATCCGTTCTGCCAATGTAAATGCATTTCCTGGATGCCAACCAGTCAGGGTATCCGTTCCTCCTAACTCTAGAGACATCATTACATTTACAGGATCCGCTAGTGATCATATTGTTACTCATCGTTACGGAACTAATCGATCATTAATTCTTTTAAAAGATGAATTTTATTCTGGGATGATTCCCAGTATGGTGACTTTTAGTTCTGATAGTTCTACAATGTATGTTACTGATTTTTCGAATCCAAATAAAGTGCAGAGGCTCAATCGGGATCTAACGACTGGATCTACAAGCATTGGAAATGGAAGTGGTTATCCATTTGCTGTTGGATGTGCACCAATCTCTATCAAAACGAGTCATCTTGATAATCTGGTATTTGCGGTATCTAGTTCATATCTACCAATTGGTATCTATTCATTTAAAAATACTGGATCTGACTCAGGGGCAATCACAAGTGGGTCACCTTACAATTCAGGATCAAGTCCAAGCCAACAAAACAATTTATGTATATCAGAAAACGATAGGCTATTGTATATGACTTCAGTAAACGGAACCAATCCAATCTATGGAGTGAGGTATGATTCTGATGGGAATATGACTGCGCTACCTAACTCACCGTTTTCACCTGATTCGGGGTTCACTGCGCCAACAACAAATACGAATTATGCAACTTCATTGGTGATTGATCCACAGAATAAATTTTTAGCATTTCTATATTCTGCAGGTGGAACTTTCTACATACGACTTTTAGCAATTGATAAATCTTCTGGAAACCTAACACCAACTGACCAAAAAATTAGTGTAGGAAATTCTCCATTGCATTTAGATTGGGACAAGAGCGGAAAATTTATTTATCTCATTTCTGACACAGGTGGAACAACAAACAAATTCCAAATCGAATATTTTAAATTTACTTATGATGGAAAATTAACGAAAGGGACAAATTCTCCCATTACAATTGGAGCGATGTCTTCTGATTTTACACCTAGGCATATGACATCCATCCCACGTTATGATTAA
- the katG gene encoding catalase/peroxidase HPI: MRNFRRFTIALLVLFLGPIGAADTKENQGMDRQNTSNQFWWPERLDLAPLRQHSAESNPLGRQYNYAKEFQELDIQTLKQEIKTVMTTSQDWWPADYGHYGPFFIRMAWHSAGTYRISDGRGGAGGGQQRFEPLNSWPDNANLDKARRLLWPIKKKYGKKISWADLMVLTGNVALESMGFKTYGFAGGRTDDWEADLVYWGPEKKFLEDQRYKGNRELKNPLAAVQMGLIYVNPEGPNGNPDPLAAAKDIRETFGRMAMNDEETVALIAGGHTFGKAHGKADPSKHVGKEPAAAGIEEQGFGWKNNYKKGNAEDTITSGLEGAWTANPTKWTTQYLNNLFGFEWVQTKSPAGAIQWIPKDGAGANMVPDAHDKSLRHAPIMFTTDLALKFDPSYKLIAKRFQENPKEFELAFAKAWFKLTHRDMGPLTRYIGKDLPKEVLIWQDPVPSVSHKLVTAKEIESLKGKILKSGLTIPQLVRTAWASASTFRSTDMRGGANGARIRLTPQKNWVANDPEELSKVLNKLEQIKEDFNKTGSKISLADLIVLAGNVAIEEAAKKAGIKVSVPFTPGRTDASLEQTDEYSFSVLEPKADAFRNYYGPGNYMSPTEMLVDKANMLSLSIPEMTVLLGGMRALDANTGKSKHGVFTSKPGVLTNDFFVNLLDMSTKWQKSEQTEGLYEGLDRKTGSKRWTATSVDLIFGSHSELRAVAEVYASDDAKEKFVKDFVSAWNKVMMLDRFDVK; the protein is encoded by the coding sequence ATGAGAAATTTCAGACGTTTCACAATCGCTCTCCTTGTGTTGTTCCTTGGCCCAATCGGAGCCGCGGACACCAAAGAGAATCAAGGGATGGACCGCCAAAACACATCCAACCAATTTTGGTGGCCAGAACGCTTGGACTTGGCACCACTGCGCCAACACAGTGCAGAATCGAATCCTTTGGGCAGGCAGTACAATTATGCCAAAGAATTTCAGGAATTGGACATCCAAACCTTAAAACAAGAAATCAAAACCGTTATGACCACGTCCCAAGATTGGTGGCCAGCTGATTATGGACATTACGGCCCATTTTTTATCCGAATGGCCTGGCATAGTGCGGGAACCTATCGCATTTCCGATGGGCGTGGTGGTGCTGGCGGTGGACAACAACGTTTTGAACCACTCAATAGTTGGCCAGATAATGCAAACCTCGACAAAGCAAGAAGGTTGTTATGGCCGATCAAGAAAAAATATGGCAAAAAAATTTCCTGGGCTGACCTCATGGTTTTAACAGGGAACGTTGCACTGGAATCAATGGGATTCAAAACCTATGGATTTGCTGGTGGAAGGACTGATGATTGGGAAGCAGACCTAGTCTATTGGGGACCTGAAAAAAAATTCTTGGAAGACCAAAGATACAAAGGTAATCGCGAATTAAAAAACCCACTCGCTGCTGTTCAAATGGGACTTATCTATGTCAATCCAGAAGGACCTAATGGGAATCCTGACCCACTAGCAGCTGCTAAAGACATTCGTGAGACATTTGGTCGAATGGCGATGAATGACGAAGAAACTGTGGCACTGATTGCAGGTGGACATACATTCGGAAAAGCTCATGGTAAAGCAGATCCATCCAAACATGTTGGAAAAGAACCAGCAGCTGCTGGAATCGAAGAACAAGGGTTTGGTTGGAAAAACAATTATAAAAAGGGAAATGCTGAAGACACAATTACGAGTGGTCTTGAAGGAGCATGGACGGCAAACCCAACGAAATGGACAACTCAATACCTAAACAATCTATTTGGTTTTGAATGGGTTCAAACAAAAAGTCCTGCTGGTGCCATCCAATGGATTCCAAAAGATGGAGCAGGTGCAAACATGGTTCCAGATGCTCATGACAAATCTTTACGCCATGCACCTATCATGTTTACAACCGACTTGGCGTTAAAATTTGATCCAAGTTATAAATTGATCGCAAAACGATTCCAAGAAAACCCAAAAGAGTTTGAACTCGCATTTGCAAAAGCTTGGTTCAAATTGACTCACAGAGATATGGGTCCCCTCACCCGTTACATAGGAAAAGACCTTCCAAAAGAAGTATTAATTTGGCAAGATCCTGTTCCAAGTGTTTCTCACAAATTGGTAACTGCTAAGGAAATCGAAAGTCTGAAAGGAAAAATCCTTAAGTCTGGACTTACAATCCCACAACTTGTCAGAACTGCATGGGCGTCAGCATCTACGTTCCGAAGTACGGATATGCGAGGTGGTGCCAATGGTGCAAGGATCCGCCTAACACCTCAAAAAAATTGGGTGGCCAATGATCCAGAAGAGTTATCAAAAGTTCTAAATAAACTAGAACAAATCAAAGAGGACTTCAACAAGACTGGAAGTAAAATCTCTCTTGCTGACCTCATCGTTCTAGCTGGGAATGTTGCAATTGAAGAAGCGGCAAAAAAAGCAGGAATAAAAGTTTCTGTCCCATTTACTCCAGGTAGAACAGACGCCAGTTTAGAACAAACCGATGAGTATTCCTTCTCTGTATTAGAACCAAAAGCAGATGCATTTAGAAACTATTACGGACCAGGCAATTATATGTCACCAACTGAGATGTTAGTCGACAAAGCAAATATGTTGTCACTTTCCATCCCTGAGATGACTGTTTTACTTGGTGGAATGCGTGCATTAGATGCGAATACTGGTAAATCAAAACATGGAGTTTTCACTTCGAAACCAGGAGTTTTGACTAATGATTTTTTTGTGAACTTACTCGACATGTCTACCAAATGGCAAAAGTCAGAACAAACAGAAGGATTGTATGAAGGTCTCGATCGCAAAACAGGATCAAAACGATGGACTGCAACGTCTGTTGATTTGATCTTTGGCTCTCACTCAGAACTTCGTGCAGTTGCAGAAGTGTATGCCTCCGATGATGCCAAAGAAAAGTTTGTGAAAGATTTTGTTTCGGCTTGGAACAAAGTGATGATGTTAGATCGATTTGATGTGAAATAA
- a CDS encoding NADPH-dependent F420 reductase, giving the protein MNIAIIGTGNVGGALATGWSKKGHQIFLGVRNPEIFKGKELLSLPNISACPIEEAVKQSEVLVICTPAKETLNVIKSLGSTTGKIIIDTMNTIQKNSSNLDSSTSETILKNTQSKDVVKCFNTTGANNLLNPKYGETNLDMFMAGDSTRGKDIAKHLTLDLGFTNCYDVGGNDKFALMEEFAFFWINIAMFQKLGREIGFKLLKR; this is encoded by the coding sequence ATGAATATTGCGATCATTGGAACTGGAAATGTTGGTGGTGCCTTGGCGACGGGTTGGTCAAAAAAAGGGCATCAAATCTTTTTAGGTGTTCGTAACCCCGAGATTTTTAAAGGAAAAGAACTTCTCTCTCTTCCCAATATCTCTGCTTGTCCCATCGAAGAAGCCGTCAAACAATCTGAGGTGTTAGTGATTTGCACTCCAGCTAAAGAAACTTTGAATGTCATAAAATCGTTAGGTAGTACAACAGGCAAGATCATCATCGACACAATGAATACCATCCAAAAAAATAGTTCCAATTTGGACTCATCCACCTCAGAGACCATACTAAAAAACACACAATCCAAAGATGTTGTGAAGTGTTTTAATACAACAGGTGCCAATAATTTGTTAAATCCAAAATATGGTGAAACAAACCTCGATATGTTTATGGCTGGTGATTCCACAAGGGGGAAAGATATCGCAAAACATCTAACACTAGATTTAGGATTTACTAATTGTTATGATGTAGGTGGGAATGACAAATTTGCACTAATGGAAGAATTTGCTTTCTTTTGGATCAACATTGCTATGTTTCAAAAATTAGGCCGAGAAATTGGATTCAAATTACTAAAACGTTAA
- a CDS encoding high-potential iron-sulfur protein has product MKPFTRKQFLKRSIVLASTLFLLGGEWNLFAKGTKEEKMTEPPDGLKPVSENDPTAQALGFHQDAKNTDYNLYPERKHPKAKNQVCLQCAQFTKLNEGWGKCSILTNGVVATKGWCSAFSKKM; this is encoded by the coding sequence ATGAAGCCGTTCACGCGCAAACAATTTCTGAAACGTTCGATTGTTCTTGCGTCCACTCTCTTCCTTTTAGGGGGAGAGTGGAATTTATTTGCAAAAGGAACAAAAGAAGAAAAAATGACAGAGCCACCAGATGGCTTAAAACCAGTATCAGAAAATGATCCCACTGCACAGGCATTAGGTTTTCACCAAGACGCAAAGAATACCGATTATAATTTGTATCCAGAAAGAAAACACCCAAAAGCAAAAAACCAAGTTTGCCTCCAATGTGCCCAATTTACAAAACTCAATGAAGGTTGGGGAAAATGTTCTATATTGACGAATGGTGTTGTGGCAACAAAAGGTTGGTGTTCAGCGTTTTCTAAAAAAATGTAA
- a CDS encoding type 1 glutamine amidotransferase domain-containing protein → MNRIIHSILFILMFTILTCGKHTGVVEIKSYVHPHGQQTKGKILMVLSSPSVSKQTGWPIGFWASELTHPMRVFIESGYSVELASTEGGKVEMDSYSNPIDPSGYSSHDVISLGYLQKKEFKDSLSNTKKLSDVKADEYVAIFLVGGQGPMFTYKGNQFLQNLFVQFYENNKPAVAVCHSTTILLETKKSNGELLVDGKTWTGFSDEEEDYADKAVGQKIQPYRIQTEAKKLKNTTFKVSPAFSSYAIRDGFLITGQQQNSGEAAAKLLIDLLN, encoded by the coding sequence ATGAATCGAATCATTCACTCCATTTTATTCATCCTTATGTTTACCATACTAACTTGTGGCAAACATACAGGAGTCGTAGAAATTAAGTCCTATGTGCACCCACATGGACAACAAACAAAGGGAAAAATCCTAATGGTACTCAGTAGTCCAAGTGTATCCAAACAAACTGGTTGGCCCATTGGATTTTGGGCATCGGAACTCACACACCCAATGAGAGTCTTTATCGAATCTGGATACTCTGTTGAACTTGCTTCTACAGAAGGAGGAAAAGTTGAAATGGATTCTTATTCCAATCCAATCGATCCAAGTGGTTATTCTTCCCACGATGTAATCTCACTAGGTTACTTACAAAAAAAAGAATTCAAAGATTCCTTATCCAATACAAAAAAACTCTCCGATGTAAAGGCAGATGAGTATGTGGCGATTTTCCTAGTTGGAGGACAAGGACCAATGTTTACATACAAAGGAAATCAATTTTTACAAAACTTATTTGTTCAATTTTATGAAAACAATAAACCTGCTGTTGCCGTTTGCCACTCCACTACAATTCTTTTAGAAACGAAAAAGTCAAATGGTGAACTATTAGTAGATGGAAAAACTTGGACAGGATTTTCTGATGAAGAAGAAGACTATGCCGACAAAGCAGTGGGTCAAAAAATCCAACCGTATCGAATCCAAACAGAAGCAAAAAAATTAAAAAACACAACTTTCAAAGTCTCACCAGCTTTCTCGTCTTATGCGATCAGAGATGGTTTTTTGATCACAGGGCAACAACAAAATTCAGGAGAAGCAGCTGCAAAACTTCTCATTGATCTCCTAAATTAG
- a CDS encoding winged helix-turn-helix transcriptional regulator: protein MPEFKYKGKLYYNPVEFVLVWIGGAWKMPILWRLREKTLRYSEIKKTLSHISDKMLAQSLRELEENGLVHRKVYAVVPPRTEYSLTELGKKTIPIIISLRELGITFMKTSGAYTEDLDSFPNAKTTKKK from the coding sequence ATGCCTGAATTTAAATATAAAGGTAAATTGTACTATAATCCTGTAGAATTTGTATTAGTTTGGATAGGTGGTGCTTGGAAGATGCCCATCCTTTGGAGACTTAGAGAAAAAACATTACGGTATAGTGAAATCAAAAAAACGTTGAGTCATATTTCCGATAAAATGTTGGCACAGTCACTTCGTGAACTGGAAGAAAATGGTCTTGTCCATCGTAAGGTGTATGCGGTTGTCCCTCCCCGTACGGAATACTCTCTTACGGAACTTGGTAAAAAAACAATCCCCATCATCATTTCGTTACGAGAGCTTGGCATTACATTTATGAAAACTTCGGGAGCTTATACAGAAGATCTGGATTCATTTCCAAATGCAAAAACAACAAAGAAAAAATAG